From the genome of Brienomyrus brachyistius isolate T26 unplaced genomic scaffold, BBRACH_0.4 scaffold71, whole genome shotgun sequence:
GTCTGGGGTAATCAGCTGGGCGTACAGCATAGTGGAGTCTCAATTCACTGTTGGTGTGGCCTTTGTCCTCGTGTTCTTGCAAGAttgttcttggaaggcaaggtagcaagaccggtcttgccaagaccacatgTACGATCTTggcattcttggtattgagattcaCCCATTGCCTTGTCACATACAAATTCCCATCAGCCCTCAAACCtcatgacctctgacccctgggCTCAGCCTCCAAGTCCATTCCTTTCCATGACTTTGAGGAATTTCTCTTGTACTGTTCCAGCTccttaaaaattaaaatagagAAGATAAATTCATATGATGTACTCAACAAAAACAAGGGAAAGTACAAATAAGTTCAAGGACGACAAAACCATAAAAGCGTCAGTCACAAACGCTGATAAGGATGGAAGCAGACGGCCTGAGCCACTGCACATGACAAGCCTGTGGGCGCAGCTGAGTCAGGGTTGGTCAATGACATATAGACACCATGAATGTTTCTCTCATCTCTCGTTCTCCATTTCCTCCTGCATCTCAGATTCACCTCACTctacaattaaaacacatttCTCAGAGTTTTGTCCAATCTCGATATCCAACACAGACATGACTATAATGTCCGTGTTATGACTTTATGAGACAATGCTTTCATACACAGAAGCTGGCTTGACGTTCAGAGTCCCCAAGACAACTGATCGAAGCTCGGGAAATACGATCCCAAGTGGCTGTACTGCTCAGTAGATGACGCCCCCTGTAAATTCACAGTAGCACTGCATCTCGATTTGCGTTTTCAAGAACGATGTGCAAATAAGGCGCCAATGGCTTTCTGGCACCTAACCTGGCCGTCATCCAATCAAGGAGCAGTAAGATGTGAGGGGTTACCAGCAGTCATGGTCAAGTCGCGGATGCTGGCTGTAAAGAAGGTTTACTGCTTGCAGTAAAAGCGTGTGTTATTCGAGGACACAGATGAGTTTACTACAGGCCACCAAGGTTCAAAGCCAAGGGAGAATCCGGCTTGCAGTCGTACAAATAGCCCAGCAGGACAAGTTACCCCTCACTTCGCTGGGCCCTGACACTGCTCTCCATTTGACTGTTTGTTTTGGCCATAAAATAccttaaaccctgcagactTTCAACCTTAAccactaaatatatatatatatatatgtatatacacacacacacatacacacacacatacacacacaagcgAAATTTAATCATACTCATGATTCATGACTACACAGGCAAATACAACCAAATTCACTTTGTGCCTGTAAATGAACGCAAGACTCTTTGTTTACATAAACTCTGTCTTCCTGACAATGTCGGCCTGCTCTGCCAGCTCAGTAAAACAGTGATCTATGACAGGATCCTCCAGTGAACATGAGTCTGACCAGGGTGGGAAGTTCATCTCAGAGAATCTGAGGTGGCTTCTTTTTCTGCATCACTCTAAATTTCGGGCCCTACACGCACCTGGTCCTTCTGAGATCTCATTGAGTCGACCTGAGCTTCTCTGAACTGTGGATCCCTCGCTGGGTTCCTGAGCTCCTTCAGGTCTCCAGTACTCTGGTGTGGAAAAAGGGGTAAAACTTCAGAGAGCTTCAACCCCAGGTGTTTGCGCAATGTTGCCAAAGTGCTCGTCACAGAAGATGGTGCAGGTCTGGAGCAACGACCCCCTCATAAATATTTAGGTTTCCTCAAACAAATCTGGCTTCTGTGTCAGCGAACCAGCAAACAGTTAATGATACCTCTGGGGGGAACACCCTTTCAAACACCTTCTTCCACAGGTCCAAAGGGTTCCTGGCATGAAGAGAACTGACGTCGATGTCTGTTGTTGGAGGAGAACCTAAATGAGAAGATATTGGGCAGTTATATGGGCATTGTGCTTTAACTAAAAGCAGCTCTGTTAATCGAAATTCTATAAATGTTAATAATTATCAAGTGTCtgaaggtaaagaaaaaaagaagCTGAAAATCACAGGAAGATGAATCCATGGGTATTTGTGTTGTAGTTCTGAACGTTACCAGCAGGGTGCGCCAAGCACAAAGACTCACCGATCTGACTGAGAGAGTCAATTCCGGCCAGAATGATCAGGGGTTTACTGTGGTCAGTGGACACAGTCTTCCTgtcagacacagtaacagagcTGTCAGTTTCTCTCTGGGACTTATTTCCAAACCTGTTCTCTAATGAGTGAATTAAAGGTCAAGGGTCAACAGTGATTTTTCAAGCCATTTGTGAGAGAAGCATGGGCTATAGGGATGTCATCGTTTCAGGGAGCCTAACCCGGAGGGAGTTAAAGGGAACAGGACACAGGTGGTCGGAATCTCTCACCCTCTGTCTGTGCCAAACGCAAGGTGAGCGACAAGACCTTTGGTCTTTGACATGAGACTCTCCGATTTATTGCTGGTGAACTGCAGACAAAGTGAAATAGCATGTAAAAGTCAGACAATGTTAAAGAAAAATCCCATAATAACTCACAGTATAATACGATCATTGTAGTCACTTTGTCCAAAAACAATATGTTTTTGAAGTATATCAGAATACCAGTCTGAAAATTAATGGTGAGTTAGGACCTGAACACACTCGAATAAAACTAATGGGCTACAAAATCAGGATATGTTCTTTAGAGAATAAACGAAAATATCTAAATAGGTACCAAATTAATGTTTCATCTTTGAGAAATGCTTATAATCGAATAACTCTAAAGACACAATCATCTTCTTGCCTGCATATAATCATTATGAATTTGACTGGTCTATCAGACAGAAGTTACTTCCCAGAATCCTGTGCTACCCACAATGCAATGCAAGGTCTTTGACTCTTACTATCAAAGATGCTCCATGGTAATGGGCAAGGAACCGCAGGGTCTTGGAGACCACTTTCCTCTTCTCAGACTCAAAGTCCTTTTCAAAGTAAAGAGAACCGTCTTACCCAacaatttcttgtttattaacaAGAACAGCAGAGGACTGTCCAGTAATCTCTCAATGCTTCTTACACTTTACCTGAAAAATATCATAtttgctgcagaccatcagcagaGGAACTGGAAAGGGACTTATGAATTGACGGTCctgtcaaaataccatgtgcTTAAGGTCAAGTTATAGGACATCAGGAGAAACAAAAGGCACCATTTAAGAACTTTAGTTCTTAAAATCCCATTCAAGcctaattaatttaaaaatgacttATGTAtttttcctttgtggtttttgcTCACTGGGTGGTCCTTGTGAAGGTGCTGAGGGGTGCTGCTGTTCAGGGTGGGGTTTCTGTCGGACCTACGCTCCCCCGTCTTCTGTAATTCAGAGAGAACTCCATCTACCTTGGCCTGTACGGCCTGCAGCAGCCGCTCTAGGGTCCCCCACAGCGAATTGGGTTTGGACAGGTCCAGAACCAGCACCACGGAGAGAGTTCTGTGGAACAAGAGCCTGTTGATGGCTCAGTTTATGTATGATGCATCTGCGTACTTAACCTTGTTAGGGACTGGTAGCTAGCAATGGCCAAACAGATGCTAGCAATGTTAGCGCAAGGTGGTGGTGGttttgcaggggggggggggtttcaccaCACTCACCTCACATTCTGTGCTGTGATCGGAATCTGAATGAGGTCTGACAGCGAGGTCCCAccgcccagctcccagaagtgggCGATGTCTTTGGGCTGTGAGCAAGAAGGACTTAAATCATTATATCTCTGCACCTTGAGCTGCAGAAGTCACCCTGACTCCTCATACCGTATTGTGTCCACGTGCCCTTCTTCCAAACGTGTACTCCAATGCTAAAGTCGGCTTAGGAACCTCATCCCTGCGAAGGAGAAGTTATTCAAATATACAGTCAGCATTTATTTGACTCCTCTACATCTTTTATAATTAATGTGTCCATACTCACCTGTCAAGACATCTAAGCATAACTGTCGTCTTCCCCTTGAAGAAAGGGAACCATCTATTACATTCACTGGCTAAAAGGGAATATTGCATTGGCATTGGGCAGCTTAAACTTAGAGAGCAGGACCTTGTTCAGAATACCGTGGTTATTCCTTTGATTCCATAAATATGGTCACTCCCCATCTTTTTCGACTCATTCTCACACCTGCAAACCAAAGACATGACTCCTCCGTGCAACATAGAGGGTTGCcgactctcatgcatctggcgtgtaactcacgctttcagactcatgCTCACGCAAGCCAACCATGGTAATCCGAAGTAAACATGTGCAAGAGTGACACCACATTCGTTGTGTAAGTAGTTGTCAGTTGGTCCTGTCACGGTGCTGTCCGAAGCTTACCCCGGTCTTGCTTCCCATGAAGAACACCGTCCTTTCACATGGACCCGGAGCATCACCGTTACCTTGCCCTTCGCCCTCGCCTGCTCCGCTCACTCGGTTATGTACCTCCGTAGCAGCCAACTCCCACAGCGTGTCACTACagtgaattattatttttaaaaaataagttAAAAAGGCGTAGTAAACTCTCGTGTAATAGATGCATTTTGGAAACTACAGTTGAATTCGGATTGTACCTAATTTTTGGCATCCTTTTCTTTAACGTAAATCTCGTAAAACTGTTCTTATTTTAAGTCGATCCAGGATGCTTTTTAAAGATACGTGTGGCCTtcgacataaaaaaaaaagtcagggtACCATATTAGTAAGCGTTGCGATTGACAACAGCGCAGATAAATGACGTATGCTCTGCGCAGTTTAATGACGTTACTGTGTCGCAGTGTGATGACACATTAGATTCGTGTGAGCTGGGGAGCCATTTACGCGACAGTCTGATCCGATCTTTCTGCTAGCTCTCTTCTCAGGATATCTGTGCCCGGGGGAGGGATATTCGTAGAGGAATGCAGAACAGGCACACTTGAGCCAAATGAATTACTGCATTGAATCGACTTTGCATATGATTCTTGATTCCAAGTTACCTGGTATTGAGGCATCGATCTTTAGCAGTTAACAGTTGTGGTCAGAGGGACTGCAGGACGGAAAGTGGGAGTGTTTAAAATAGTGCTGTTTTAGGCAGAACAGTAATATGTTATATActctcactggccactttattagttaCACCTAGTACCTGGTTT
Proteins encoded in this window:
- the dync2li1 gene encoding cytoplasmic dynein 2 light intermediate chain 1, whose translation is MPKISDTLWELAATEVHNRVSGAGEGEGQGNGDAPGPCERTVFFMGSKTGGKTTVMLRCLDRDEVPKPTLALEYTFGRRARGHNTPKDIAHFWELGGGTSLSDLIQIPITAQNVRTLSVVLVLDLSKPNSLWGTLERLLQAVQAKVDGVLSELQKTGERRSDRNPTLNSSTPQHLHKDHPDRQFISPFPVPLLMVCSKYDIFQDFESEKRKVVSKTLRFLAHYHGASLIFTSNKSESLMSKTKGLVAHLAFGTDRGKTVSTDHSKPLIILAGIDSLSQIGSPPTTDIDVSSLHARNPLDLWKKVFERVFPPESTGDLKELRNPARDPQFREAQVDSMRSQKDQELEQYKRNSSKSWKGMDLEAEPRGQRS